A genomic segment from Cervus elaphus chromosome 14, mCerEla1.1, whole genome shotgun sequence encodes:
- the PUSL1 gene encoding tRNA pseudouridine synthase-like 1 isoform X2 yields MGAGSVRARYLVYFQYLGTDFNGVAAVRGVQGAVGVQNYLEEAAERLNSVVPVKFTISSRTDAGVHALSNAAHLDIQRRSDRPPFSPEVLTEALNTHLKHPAIRVLQAFRVPSHFHARHAAISRTYLYRLATGCPRPDRLPVFERNRCWALQADCLDVAAMQEAAQHLLGTHDFSAFQSAGSPAASPVRTLRRASVSPDPTSPFVLPEESRRLQFWSLEFESQSFLYKQVRRMTALLVAVGLGALMPAQVKAILDSRDPLGKHQSRVAPAHGLFLKSVLYEGLETQYRSHR; encoded by the exons ATGGGCGCGGGCTCGGTGCGGGCGCGCTACCTCGTGTACTTCCAGTACTTGGGAACGGACTTTAA CGGGGTCGCGGCCGTCCGGGGCGTCCAGGGCGCCGTCGGAGTCCAGAACTACCTGGAG GAGGCCGCAGAGCGGCTGAACTCGGTGGTACCGGTAAAGTTCACTATTTCCAGCCGCACGGATGCTGGGGTCCACGCTTTAAGCAACGCGGCGCACCTGGACATCCAGCGCCGCTCAGACCGGCCACCCTTCTCCCCTGAGGTCCTGACGGAAGCCCTCAACACCCACCTGAAGCACCCTGCGATCAG GGTACTACAGGCCTTCCGTGTACCCAGCCACTTCCATGCCCGCCATGCAGCCATATCCAGGACCTACCTGTACCGCCTAGCTACCGGCTGCCCCAGGCCTGACAGGCTGCCTGTATTTGAACGAAACCGGTGCTGGGCGCTTCAGGCAGA CTGCTTGGATGTGGCTGCCATGCAGGAAGCCGCCCAGCACCTCCTGGGGACACACGACTTCAGTGCCTTCCAGTCAGCCGGCAGCCCAGCAGCCAGTCCGGTGCGCACCTTGCGCCGGGCCTCTGTGTCCCCCGACCCCACCAGCCCCTTTGTCCTCCCTGAGGAAAGCAG GCGGTTGCAGTTCTGGAGCCTGGAGTTTGAGAGCCAGTCCTTCCTGTACAAACAG GTGCGGAGGATGACTGCTCTACTTGTAGCCGTGGGGCTGGGGGCTTTGATGCCTGCTCAGGTGAAAGCCATTCTGGACAGCCGGGACCCCCTGGGGAAACACCAGAGCCGTGTGGCCCCTGCCCATGGCTTGTTCCTGAAGTCGGTGCTCTACGAAGGCCTTG AGACCCAGTACAGAAGTCACAGGTGA
- the PUSL1 gene encoding tRNA pseudouridine synthase-like 1 isoform X1 has translation MGAGSVRARYLVYFQYLGTDFNGVAAVRGVQGAVGVQNYLEEAAERLNSVVPVKFTISSRTDAGVHALSNAAHLDIQRRSDRPPFSPEVLTEALNTHLKHPAIRVLQAFRVPSHFHARHAAISRTYLYRLATGCPRPDRLPVFERNRCWALQADCLDVAAMQEAAQHLLGTHDFSAFQSAGSPAASPVRTLRRASVSPDPTSPFVLPEESRRLQFWSLEFESQSFLYKQVRRMTALLVAVGLGALMPAQVKAILDSRDPLGKHQSRVAPAHGLFLKSVLYEGLGPTSMQPPCMPSETQYRSHR, from the exons ATGGGCGCGGGCTCGGTGCGGGCGCGCTACCTCGTGTACTTCCAGTACTTGGGAACGGACTTTAA CGGGGTCGCGGCCGTCCGGGGCGTCCAGGGCGCCGTCGGAGTCCAGAACTACCTGGAG GAGGCCGCAGAGCGGCTGAACTCGGTGGTACCGGTAAAGTTCACTATTTCCAGCCGCACGGATGCTGGGGTCCACGCTTTAAGCAACGCGGCGCACCTGGACATCCAGCGCCGCTCAGACCGGCCACCCTTCTCCCCTGAGGTCCTGACGGAAGCCCTCAACACCCACCTGAAGCACCCTGCGATCAG GGTACTACAGGCCTTCCGTGTACCCAGCCACTTCCATGCCCGCCATGCAGCCATATCCAGGACCTACCTGTACCGCCTAGCTACCGGCTGCCCCAGGCCTGACAGGCTGCCTGTATTTGAACGAAACCGGTGCTGGGCGCTTCAGGCAGA CTGCTTGGATGTGGCTGCCATGCAGGAAGCCGCCCAGCACCTCCTGGGGACACACGACTTCAGTGCCTTCCAGTCAGCCGGCAGCCCAGCAGCCAGTCCGGTGCGCACCTTGCGCCGGGCCTCTGTGTCCCCCGACCCCACCAGCCCCTTTGTCCTCCCTGAGGAAAGCAG GCGGTTGCAGTTCTGGAGCCTGGAGTTTGAGAGCCAGTCCTTCCTGTACAAACAG GTGCGGAGGATGACTGCTCTACTTGTAGCCGTGGGGCTGGGGGCTTTGATGCCTGCTCAGGTGAAAGCCATTCTGGACAGCCGGGACCCCCTGGGGAAACACCAGAGCCGTGTGGCCCCTGCCCATGGCTTGTTCCTGAAGTCGGTGCTCTACGAAGGCCTTG GTCCCACCTCCATGCAGCCTCCTTGCATGCCCTCAGAGACCCAGTACAGAAGTCACAGGTGA
- the PUSL1 gene encoding tRNA pseudouridine synthase-like 1 isoform X3: MGAGSVRARYLVYFQYLGTDFNGVAAVRGVQGAVGVQNYLEEAAERLNSVVPVKFTISSRTDAGVHALSNAAHLDIQRRSDRPPFSPEVLTEALNTHLKHPAIRVLQAFRVPSHFHARHAAISRTYLYRLATGCPRPDRLPVFERNRCWALQADCLDVAAMQEAAQHLLGTHDFSAFQSAGSPAASPVRTLRRASVSPDPTSPFVLPEESRRLQFWSLEFESQSFLYKQVRRMTALLVAVGLGALMPAQVKAILDSRDPLGKHQSRVAPAHGLFLKSVLYEGLG; the protein is encoded by the exons ATGGGCGCGGGCTCGGTGCGGGCGCGCTACCTCGTGTACTTCCAGTACTTGGGAACGGACTTTAA CGGGGTCGCGGCCGTCCGGGGCGTCCAGGGCGCCGTCGGAGTCCAGAACTACCTGGAG GAGGCCGCAGAGCGGCTGAACTCGGTGGTACCGGTAAAGTTCACTATTTCCAGCCGCACGGATGCTGGGGTCCACGCTTTAAGCAACGCGGCGCACCTGGACATCCAGCGCCGCTCAGACCGGCCACCCTTCTCCCCTGAGGTCCTGACGGAAGCCCTCAACACCCACCTGAAGCACCCTGCGATCAG GGTACTACAGGCCTTCCGTGTACCCAGCCACTTCCATGCCCGCCATGCAGCCATATCCAGGACCTACCTGTACCGCCTAGCTACCGGCTGCCCCAGGCCTGACAGGCTGCCTGTATTTGAACGAAACCGGTGCTGGGCGCTTCAGGCAGA CTGCTTGGATGTGGCTGCCATGCAGGAAGCCGCCCAGCACCTCCTGGGGACACACGACTTCAGTGCCTTCCAGTCAGCCGGCAGCCCAGCAGCCAGTCCGGTGCGCACCTTGCGCCGGGCCTCTGTGTCCCCCGACCCCACCAGCCCCTTTGTCCTCCCTGAGGAAAGCAG GCGGTTGCAGTTCTGGAGCCTGGAGTTTGAGAGCCAGTCCTTCCTGTACAAACAG GTGCGGAGGATGACTGCTCTACTTGTAGCCGTGGGGCTGGGGGCTTTGATGCCTGCTCAGGTGAAAGCCATTCTGGACAGCCGGGACCCCCTGGGGAAACACCAGAGCCGTGTGGCCCCTGCCCATGGCTTGTTCCTGAAGTCGGTGCTCTACGAAGGCCTTG GATGA